A single window of Nicotiana sylvestris chromosome 5, ASM39365v2, whole genome shotgun sequence DNA harbors:
- the LOC138868246 gene encoding uncharacterized protein, whose translation MTSNGLAELKSNGRRYTWTNGSTYSKIDRAIINTDWLLSMPQNEVWVMDPHCSDHSPLSIGLDVNEEKNAKPFKFLNHVAEHDNFLKIVDEAWRQSYGRQKMWNVWKKMKKVKQAMKELNKAEYNDVGVKVKEYKQKLIEVQEHMRDPGQNRQLIEDEKVA comes from the coding sequence ATGACAAGCAATGGACTAGCTGAGCTAAAATCGAATGGAAGAAGGTATACATGGACCAATGGGAGTACATATAGTAAGATAGACAGGGCAATTATTAATACAGACTGGTTACTCTCAATGCCACAGAATGAAGTGTGGGTTATGGATCCTCACTGTTCAGACCATTCTCCTTTGAGTATTGGTCTAGATGTAAATGAAGAAAAGAATGCCAAGCCTTTTAAATTCTTAAATCACGTAGCTGAGCACGACAACTTTCTGAAGATTGTTGATGAAGCATGGAGGCAATCTTATGGTAGGCAGAAAATGTGGAATGTatggaaaaaaatgaagaaagtaaAACAAGCAATGAAGGAATTGAACAAGGCTGAATATAATGATGTAGGGGTTAAGGTTAAGGAATACAAACAGAAATTAATAGAAGTGCAGGAACATATGAGGGATCCAGGGCAGAATAGACAACTAATAGAAGATGAGAAAGTAGCATAA
- the LOC138868247 gene encoding uncharacterized protein codes for MTKDRLRELGYVEEVTCELCNKEEESIDHLFFSCSYTSQLWTVLLQWQGICRKTMRWSDELNWTIKCCKGRNIKTELCRLILAGAVYHVWQERNNRIFRGMKQSIQELVREIVQAVHGRGSCVQRLQARLDEMNYYPTYNCV; via the coding sequence ATGACTAAAGATAGACTGAGAGAACTGGGATACGTGGAGGAGGTCACATGTGAACTATGCAACAAAGAAGAGGAGTCTATCGATCACCTGTTCTTTTCATGTTCCTACACTTCACAATTATGGACAGTGTTGTTGCAATGGCAGGGGATTTGCAGAAAGACAATGCGATGGAGTGATGAACTCAACTGGACAATCAAATGCTGTAAAGGAAGGAACATTAAAACAGAACTATGTCGACTAATACTTGCAGGAGCAGTATATCATGTCTGGCAGGAAAGAAATAACAGAATTTTTAGAGGAATGAAGCAGTCCATACAGGAGCTTGTTCGAGAGATAGTTCAAGCAGTACATGGACGAGGAAGTTGTGTACAACGACTACAAGCTAGACTAGACGAGATGAATTACTATCCTACTTATAATTGTGTGTAA